In Eptesicus fuscus isolate TK198812 chromosome 23, DD_ASM_mEF_20220401, whole genome shotgun sequence, one genomic interval encodes:
- the TMEM225 gene encoding transmembrane protein 225, giving the protein MQLSIRNIQAINMFISSWALVFLALGILVDDWVILNIETRANIKIHSPWISSTIWPKGDMEVIRVMLIVVLSLSYCHNCYLGLEFTYMFPQTACVTFTAAFLTFFTGTLLLSTLLLYHIKLRQGKSVYYSNYHFTWNISTAYLSIFFHFASGFFSLLQHQRTTNSSTSEATMQHLGQDSDFRQQSGNSIQVIPLPEPTPILPSIVHVPSPKTRENELPKASQIQKRRVTWAL; this is encoded by the exons ATGCAGCTATCCATTAGGAATATCCAGGCCATCAACATGTTCATCTCTTCTTGGGCCTTAGTCTTCTTGGCATTAGGGATATTGGTCGATGACTGGGTTATACTAAATATTGAAACCAGAGCAAATATAAAAATCCACAGCCCATGGATATCTAGTACTATTTGGCCAAAAG GTGACATGGAAGTGATCAGAGTCATGCTGATTGTGGTCCTCAGCTTGTCCTACTGTCACAACTGCTACCTGGGATTGGAATTCACCTATATGTTTCCTCAAACTGCGTGTGTCACCTTCACGGCTGCCTTCCTCACTTTCTTCACAG GTACCCTTCTGCTCTCTACACTCCTCCTGTATCACATAAAGCTAAGGCAAGGCAAATCCGTGTACTACTCTAACTATCATTTCACCTGGAACATTTCCACGGCCTACTTaagtattttcttccattttgccTCCG GATTCTTCTCTCTCCTGCAGCACCAGCGGACCACGAACAGTAGCACCTCCGAAGCCACCATGCAACACTTGGGCCAAGACAGTGATTTCAGACAGCAGTCTGGGAATTCTATCCAAGTTATCCCATTACCAGAGCCAACCCCCATTCTACCTAGCATTGTCCATGTACCCTCCCCTAAAACCAGGGAGAATGAGCTCCCAAAGGCCTCCCAAATCCAAAAACGCCGCGTAACCTGGGCTCTGTGA